A single window of Syntrophotalea acetylenica DNA harbors:
- a CDS encoding M23 family metallopeptidase: MKNHAIMIILLLVVGTAAGYFMLRDSQAPDLTLTPESGAVSAKKPPVLKIQDDGAGLKSLKVSVSQDGKTAELISKTWQGGVSVEEIPLPLDKLPLKNGPLRLTVQVSDSATLANRAERSFELAIDTKPPVISVLTTAHNVYEGGAGLTMFRVNEDVKYAGVKVAERFFPAYRQDNGVYACLFAWPHNVQRGAFTPRVVVEDPAGNQRTAGIYYNPIARPPRADRINISQAFLDSKMPDFQHYFPETTDPLQLFLRINRELRAKNVARLNELAAKTADRPLWEGAFLRLPNAAPRADFNDRRDYLFNGQKVDSQTHLGIDLASLAASPIPASNSGTVVLAEDFGIYGQCIIIDHGLGLQSLYSHLSSIDVAVGDQISKGQVIGRTGATGMAGGDHLHFGIVLSGLEINPREWLDGHWIKDNFTGKWDQVMAQP, translated from the coding sequence TTGAAAAACCATGCCATCATGATCATTCTGCTGCTTGTTGTCGGCACCGCCGCAGGCTACTTCATGCTGCGTGACAGCCAGGCTCCCGACCTGACCCTGACCCCGGAAAGCGGCGCCGTTTCGGCCAAAAAACCGCCGGTGCTCAAGATCCAGGACGACGGCGCCGGTCTCAAATCGCTGAAGGTCAGCGTTTCCCAGGACGGCAAGACCGCCGAATTGATCAGCAAAACCTGGCAAGGCGGCGTTTCCGTGGAAGAAATCCCTCTGCCCCTGGATAAACTTCCCCTTAAAAACGGACCGCTGCGCCTGACCGTCCAGGTCAGCGACAGCGCCACCCTGGCCAATCGGGCCGAGCGGAGTTTCGAGCTTGCCATCGACACCAAGCCCCCCGTCATTTCGGTGCTGACCACCGCCCATAACGTCTATGAGGGCGGCGCCGGTCTCACCATGTTCCGCGTCAACGAAGACGTCAAATACGCTGGCGTAAAAGTGGCTGAACGCTTCTTTCCCGCCTATCGCCAGGACAACGGCGTTTACGCCTGTCTGTTCGCCTGGCCTCACAACGTGCAACGCGGCGCCTTTACGCCGCGGGTGGTGGTCGAGGATCCGGCGGGCAATCAGCGTACTGCAGGAATCTACTACAACCCCATTGCCCGGCCTCCCCGTGCCGACCGAATCAACATCAGCCAGGCCTTTCTTGATAGCAAGATGCCGGATTTCCAGCATTATTTTCCGGAAACCACCGATCCTCTGCAACTGTTTTTGCGCATAAATCGCGAACTGCGCGCCAAAAACGTGGCCCGACTCAACGAACTCGCCGCCAAAACCGCCGACCGCCCCCTGTGGGAAGGCGCGTTTCTGCGCCTGCCCAATGCCGCCCCCCGGGCGGACTTCAACGACAGGCGGGATTATCTGTTCAACGGCCAGAAAGTCGACAGCCAGACCCATCTCGGCATCGACCTCGCGTCCCTGGCGGCGTCACCGATTCCGGCCAGCAACAGCGGTACCGTGGTGCTTGCCGAGGATTTCGGCATCTACGGCCAATGCATCATCATCGATCACGGGCTGGGACTGCAGAGCCTCTACTCACATCTGAGCAGCATCGACGTTGCCGTTGGCGACCAGATCAGCAAGGGGCAGGTTATCGGCCGCACCGGCGCCACCGGCATGGCCGGCGGCGACCACCTGCATTTCGGCATCGTTCTGAGCGGCCTGGAGATCAACCCCCGCGAATGGCTGGACGGTCACTGGATCAAGGACAATTTCACCGGCAAGTGGGACCAGGTCATGGCCCAGCCGTAA
- a CDS encoding phage holin family protein, whose protein sequence is MRGLLIRWIMLTVAILLAAWLLPGITVGGPVSAFFAAAALGILNALFRPILLLLTLPLNILTLGLFTFVINALMLMMASGIIGGLQVAGFWWAVLGSLIISSVSWLSTSLINERGRVEVISLRQRHGRWE, encoded by the coding sequence ATGCGAGGCCTGCTGATCCGCTGGATTATGTTGACCGTTGCCATATTGCTGGCCGCCTGGCTGTTGCCCGGCATCACGGTGGGAGGCCCGGTGTCGGCATTTTTCGCCGCCGCGGCCCTGGGCATTCTCAATGCGCTGTTCCGGCCCATCCTGCTGCTGCTCACCCTGCCGCTCAACATCCTGACCCTCGGCCTTTTCACTTTCGTCATCAACGCCCTGATGCTGATGATGGCATCGGGAATCATCGGCGGCCTGCAGGTGGCCGGTTTCTGGTGGGCGGTGCTCGGCTCGCTTATCATCAGCAGCGTCAGCTGGCTGTCGACCTCGTTGATCAACGAGCGCGGTCGTGTCGAGGTCATCTCCCTGCGTCAACGTCACGGACGCTGGGAATAA
- a CDS encoding ATP-dependent helicase, giving the protein MNLSSLNDQQRAAVRHTEGPLLLLAGAGSGKTRVITSRIAYLLKNRGVTSEAILAVTFTNKAAREMRERVESMVDRRQAKGMVISTFHALCVRILKEDIEQLGYKKNFSIYGGADQLRLIRDLLQEINTGLRKYDADRVLYLISDAKNRLIAPDTFQPRHGDEYSGVVAAIYPRYQRALKAFNAVDFDDLIMLTVRLLQDKPAVLEKYQQRFRYLMVDEYQDTNAAQYRLLRLLARGHNNLCVVGDDDQSIYGWRGADLGNILDFEKDFPGTMVIRLEQNYRSTGNILAAANAVIRNNRKRKAKALWTAGGPGDMIDYLLCDDDEDEARTVVERIMAEKFRASLNYRDFAILFRTNVQSRAFEEQLRYQNVPYVLIGGQQFFDRKEVKDVLAYFRVLLNPRDEVNLLRILNTPRRGIGDTSADRLIRFSAEHELPMWQVLQDAAQVDGLGEKTLEAIGRFVQLMDSYRRRFRVGRLSETGRELLEELRFEDDLLRTAQDPERARRRMANVAEVVNAMASYEQREAQPTLEGFLEKVSLLDRDEPPRQDKDAKLQRDAVVLMSLHASKGLEFPCVFLVGMEEDLLPHKKSVEESFDIEEERRLCYVGITRAQQKLSLLGTSRRKKYGVMQTRAASRFLEEIPGEVLRRSIGDAPSTSTEEEKDQLARTAFANIKSMLGD; this is encoded by the coding sequence ATGAACCTGTCCTCTCTCAACGATCAACAACGCGCCGCCGTCCGCCACACGGAAGGTCCGCTGCTGCTGCTGGCAGGGGCCGGCTCGGGGAAAACCCGCGTCATCACCAGCCGCATCGCCTACCTGCTGAAAAACAGGGGGGTGACCTCGGAAGCGATCCTTGCCGTCACTTTCACCAACAAGGCGGCGCGCGAGATGCGTGAGCGGGTCGAAAGCATGGTCGACCGCAGGCAGGCCAAGGGCATGGTCATCAGTACGTTTCACGCCCTGTGCGTGCGCATCCTCAAGGAGGATATCGAACAGCTCGGCTACAAAAAGAACTTTTCCATTTACGGCGGCGCCGATCAGTTGCGGCTGATCCGCGACCTGCTGCAGGAAATCAATACCGGCCTGCGCAAATACGATGCCGACCGCGTACTGTACCTGATCTCCGACGCCAAGAACCGCCTGATTGCACCCGACACCTTTCAGCCTCGCCACGGCGATGAATACAGCGGGGTGGTGGCCGCTATCTACCCACGCTACCAACGTGCCCTCAAAGCTTTCAATGCGGTCGATTTCGACGATCTGATCATGTTGACGGTGCGCCTGCTGCAGGACAAGCCCGCCGTTCTGGAAAAATATCAACAGCGTTTCCGGTATCTGATGGTGGATGAATACCAGGACACCAATGCCGCGCAATACCGGCTGTTGCGGCTGCTGGCCAGGGGGCACAACAACCTGTGTGTGGTCGGCGACGACGATCAGTCCATCTACGGCTGGCGGGGCGCGGATCTGGGCAACATCCTCGATTTCGAAAAGGATTTCCCCGGCACCATGGTTATCCGGCTGGAACAGAACTACCGGTCCACAGGTAATATCCTCGCCGCCGCCAATGCCGTTATCCGCAACAATCGCAAGCGCAAGGCCAAAGCCCTGTGGACCGCCGGCGGCCCGGGAGACATGATCGACTATCTGCTGTGCGATGATGACGAAGACGAAGCCCGAACAGTGGTGGAACGCATCATGGCCGAGAAGTTCCGGGCCAGCCTGAACTACCGGGATTTTGCCATCCTGTTCCGTACCAACGTCCAGTCACGGGCCTTCGAGGAACAGCTGCGCTACCAGAACGTACCCTACGTGCTGATCGGCGGTCAGCAGTTTTTCGACCGCAAGGAAGTCAAGGATGTGCTGGCCTATTTCCGGGTGCTGCTCAACCCCCGTGACGAGGTCAACCTGCTGCGCATCCTCAACACGCCCAGGCGGGGCATCGGCGACACCAGCGCCGACCGTCTGATCCGCTTTTCCGCCGAGCATGAACTCCCTATGTGGCAGGTGCTGCAGGACGCCGCGCAGGTCGACGGACTCGGCGAAAAAACCCTCGAAGCGATCGGGCGGTTCGTGCAGCTGATGGACAGCTACCGGCGACGGTTCCGGGTCGGCCGGCTCAGCGAAACAGGCCGCGAACTGCTCGAAGAACTGCGTTTCGAAGACGATCTGCTGCGCACCGCCCAGGATCCGGAGCGGGCGCGGCGGCGCATGGCCAACGTCGCCGAGGTCGTCAATGCCATGGCCTCCTACGAGCAGCGTGAAGCCCAGCCGACCCTGGAAGGTTTTCTGGAAAAGGTGTCGCTGCTCGACCGCGACGAGCCACCGCGCCAGGACAAGGACGCCAAGCTGCAACGCGATGCGGTGGTGCTCATGAGCCTGCATGCCAGCAAGGGTCTCGAATTCCCCTGTGTGTTTCTGGTCGGCATGGAAGAAGACCTGCTGCCCCATAAAAAATCGGTGGAGGAAAGCTTCGATATCGAGGAAGAACGCCGGCTGTGCTACGTCGGCATCACCCGCGCGCAACAGAAGCTGTCCCTGCTCGGCACTTCCCGGCGCAAGAAATACGGCGTCATGCAAACACGTGCTGCGAGCCGGTTTCTTGAAGAGATCCCCGGCGAGGTCCTGCGCAGATCGATCGGCGACGCCCCGAGTACATCCACCGAGGAAGAAAAAGATCAGCTGGCCCGGACCGCATTCGCCAACATCAAGTCAATGCTTGGCGACTGA